From Bacteroidota bacterium, one genomic window encodes:
- a CDS encoding ATP-binding protein, with amino-acid sequence MSDPVRVRPKDRDAILQSIRAGVVPRTGLHHIQVGRAQEIQSLMKDLESVSDGGSSIRFVIGDYGAGKTFFLHLIRTVAFEKGFVTAHADLTPDRRIHATGGQSRNLYAELMRNLATRTKPEGGALAAVVERFVTSALTEAREQSKPVESVIQDRLQQLSEMVGGYDFAQVISLYWKGHDSGNDQLKSDAVRWLRAEFSTKTDARNALGVRTIIDDANIYDQLKLMARFVRLSGYAGFLVGLDELVNLYKMANTQARNANYEQILRILNDCLQGVAVGLGIVLCGTPDFLMDTRRGLFSYQALQSRLAENTFANAAGVQDFTGPVIRLASLTQEDLYVLLMKLRLVYATSDPAKFLVPDEALKAFMDHCSKKIGDAYFRTPRNTIRAFIDLLAVLEQNGQLSWQNLIESVNVDADTGAEQLSGLDDEIPDVLPTLGSVPKESGNDELSKFQL; translated from the coding sequence ATGAGCGACCCGGTACGCGTTAGGCCCAAAGATCGGGACGCAATTCTCCAGTCCATTCGAGCAGGTGTCGTTCCTCGGACCGGCCTCCATCACATACAGGTCGGACGTGCGCAAGAAATCCAATCACTGATGAAAGACCTTGAATCAGTCAGTGACGGTGGCTCTTCTATTCGCTTTGTCATCGGAGACTATGGCGCCGGTAAAACCTTTTTTCTTCACCTTATTCGCACAGTTGCGTTTGAAAAGGGTTTCGTTACCGCACATGCCGACCTCACTCCGGACCGTCGTATCCATGCAACGGGAGGACAATCCCGGAATCTCTACGCTGAGCTGATGCGCAATCTTGCAACTCGTACGAAACCCGAAGGTGGCGCTCTTGCAGCCGTGGTAGAGAGATTCGTGACATCTGCACTTACTGAAGCGAGAGAACAATCAAAGCCAGTGGAGTCGGTGATACAAGATCGCCTGCAACAACTCTCTGAAATGGTCGGCGGATACGACTTCGCTCAGGTGATCTCACTTTATTGGAAAGGCCACGATTCGGGAAATGACCAACTGAAATCGGACGCCGTCCGGTGGCTTCGAGCAGAGTTCTCCACGAAAACGGACGCACGCAATGCTCTTGGTGTTCGCACGATCATCGATGACGCGAACATCTATGATCAGCTCAAGCTCATGGCTCGTTTTGTTCGCCTTTCCGGGTACGCAGGCTTTCTGGTCGGCCTCGACGAACTCGTAAACCTCTATAAAATGGCAAACACGCAGGCCCGCAATGCAAACTATGAGCAGATTCTCAGAATCCTCAACGACTGCCTGCAAGGTGTCGCAGTCGGACTCGGTATTGTTCTCTGTGGTACCCCCGATTTTCTGATGGATACGCGTAGAGGTCTCTTCAGTTATCAGGCACTCCAATCTCGTCTCGCCGAGAACACATTTGCTAATGCCGCAGGTGTTCAGGATTTTACCGGGCCTGTTATTCGTCTCGCAAGCTTGACGCAGGAGGATTTGTATGTCTTGCTGATGAAGCTCCGGCTTGTCTATGCAACAAGTGACCCCGCGAAATTCCTTGTTCCCGACGAAGCGCTCAAGGCCTTCATGGACCATTGTTCAAAGAAGATCGGTGACGCGTACTTTCGCACACCACGCAACACAATACGGGCATTCATTGATCTGCTCGCAGTCCTCGAACAGAACGGGCAGCTCTCATGGCAGAACCTGATCGAAAGCGTGAATGTCGATGCTGACACCGGAGCGGAGCAGTTGAGCGGGCTTGACGACGAAATCCCTGATGTTCTCCCGACTTTGGGTAGCGTACCGAAAGAATCCGGCAATGACGAGCTCAGCAAATTCCAACTCTGA